The sequence CAGCAAAACAGTTAGTGCTACGAAAAAGCATTCAACTCAGTAGAGGTAACTGCAGTGTTTTTGTGGTGATAAAACTTCCCCGTTGCCGGCTGAAAGCCACATTTCAAAGTCCTGTCAGCATGGCAGTTTTTCAAATCAGTTTGTTTCGTGTCTTATGCGGTGTTGTTTTGATGTCTTACTGTTACTGCTTTTCAAGAAGCATTCTGAGACATTGCTGTTGTAATTTTAGCCCAGCTTTGATTCCAAACCAGCATTCATTCATTCTAGTCAACGTTTAAATTTGTAGTAATTCTTTTTTTGCCTTGGCAACATCCTACAAAACTGAGAGCAGCTGCTACAAAACGCAATCTTTTAAGCTACAATATGTGCTCCTGAATGCTCTTGGCCAGCTCGTTGTCTTAGCCATTCCCATCACTGCAAAAGGTTTCACCCAATCACGGACGTCTGTTGGTGGATACGAAATCGAAACAGAACAGTTGTAAAAAGCAGCGAGCAATGGCCAGGCAGTGCATGTTGCGAACGGTGCCATCCCAACTGAAAATTGTGAGAAGAAATGACTCACAGTCAGCTCGCAGTGAACGGTTGCTTACATTTGGCCATGGCGGCCACAAACTTCTTCCTCCTCAACCTCTACTGCCACTAAAGCGTGGCATAACCTctccccacaaaaaaaaaagaggcatcgTCTCAATGCCATAGCTTAAAACAAGAGTGAAAGCTGAGCCACAAAAGTTAGTGATGGGTTAAACGCCACTAGGAGAAAATAAAAGAACTGAGAAACGAGCCTCCCCACCATAAAGTTTGTAACTTGCAGTCAGCGTGAGTGGTACGGCTTTGTCGTGGTGACGTGAACCATGTCAGATGAATGCCGTCTACGAGAGTGGCATGATGTCTCTGCTGGAACAACTTTGTAGTTGATTTCGTCTGAGTGACGCAGAACACATTAGGGTCCAAAGTACTGGCACAACAGTTTTCTGGGTGGTTTTACCGTATAGGGGTCCAAACAGAGACTAGGTCACCCATCTCGTATGTTACAGCTCTTTGATGGATGTTGTATCGGTGAGCATCCTGACTTTGTTGCAACAAAATGCATAGCCACGCAAGCTTCCGCCCTTCTTTGGCGCGGTGAACAAAGACTTCTGCATCTGGAGTGGTCTTGTCAGACGTGGTGGGTAGGCACATTACGTTGTGAATCGTGGTGACATCAAGGCTGTAAACCAGGCTAAAAAGTAGAAAACCAGTGGTTTCCTGAAGAGCAATGTCATAGGCCAATGGAACATGTCAGAGGATTTTGTCCCAATTCTTATCATCCATGGTGACATACATCGAAAGCACATCTGCAATGATTTTGTTAAGATGCTCGGTTAACCTGCAGGTGGTGCACAGTTGCCGTTCAGTGTGTCGTACCTCTCCGATGAAGGATATCTCTGAGCAACTGTGCCGTCATTGCTGTGCTACGACCTGTGATGACGACAGTTGGGGCACCATGGCGGAGAACAATGTTTTTGACAAAGAAGTTGGCCACATTGAAAGCAGTAGCTCACTTAACGGCTTGGGTTTCACTGTATCTAGTCAAGTAGCCGGTAGCAAAAACACTACAGTGGTTATCATCCGAAGACTTAGGAAACGCCCTGAGAAAAACTATCACAACCTGTTGAAAAGGTGCATGAGGGGTTCATAGAGGCTAAAGCAGACCAGCTGGTTCCATAGGTGGAATTTTGTGGCTTTGGCAATCTGCGCAAGTTTCTGTGCAAAAGAAAAGGTCGACCGTGTATTTGAATTGGTACATTATGTGCCACCTTGCAAAACTTCGTGTGTGCAGAGAAAATCTGCCCGATATGCAcagctaaatatatatatatgtatatacataattAAACGAGGAGCACTATGAAAAATATTATGCTAGAAGTAACAACAGGGCATTGCTAAAACTTCAATCGGCATGATGTACTTTTTTTTATCTGGTCTGATTGATAAATAGGTGCGGATAGCCGAGAATAAACGTTAGTTCGAAGTTTAGCGCTTGTTTTGTCcctttgttctttcttgtgtaatTCTTTTGTTGTGCTCTTATGACCACCTACAATCTCGCCCAAATTTGAGTTCCTATAAATGTATGTAATAATTACGTGATGTCTTCAGCCACTGTCGTGCCCAGCATCAACTACGAAAGTAAAATATAAGGTAAACGTACACAAAGCTGGGCAAGTCGGTATGGATACATTTTGGGAAATTTCCAGCACGCACACAACAGAGAAGGACGTGTGGAAAGAAGGTATATACAAGCGCACATGCACTCTTGAGCACccctgggtatatatatatatgtgtgtgtgtgtgtgtgtgtgtgtgtgtgtgtgtgtgtgtgtgtgtgtgtgtgtgcttccttTTCACCAGTTAACTGAGTTGTGAGTTTGCGCTATATCTTCTTTCCTCACGACCGTGTCTGCGCTGCAAATTTCCCAAAACGAAAGTAAAAGTTGTAGTGGAAGTTCCTCTCGCATCATTGTGACAGGAGAGTGCAACAAGTGGATGTAGCGCAATTGAGATAAAAGAatgcaggagcccttgccctatcgcgAAAACGGTGGCAAGAGAAGCTGTCCGCATGTGCGTGCACtacttttcactttctttcttcctttctttctttctatcgcattacgCAATGCTCGGTACTGACCGTGTCCTTCTCCAATGCGGGGATCGGACACTTCAGTTGCAATAGGCAAGAAATACGCGGGCATGCGTTCACacccaggcagcaatgaaatgtggcaacgtgaaatcatCGTGAAATGACAAttaagtgacctcgataaaagatcagggcGCAATTAAGTCCAATACCCGGCCATGGCTGCCGCATTTCAATGggtgcgaaatgcaaagaacacccgacGTTAAAAAACACAaggtgttcaaaatttccggagccctcactacggcgtctctcataatcatatcgtagttttgggacgtaaaaccccaacaattattattatcgataaaagatcagaaaTTGCTACGATCGACAAAgctgcatttctgtacgctcgccggcgccgggttttccgCGCACCACACCGAAATCCGTGAATTATTAGAAGAGCTTCGCTTAAATATCGTTTGTTTCAATTATTTAACGCGCTTACACACTTGTGCTTTTAAAGTCTCTGCGTGAGAAAAGGCCCGTTTTCGCTTCCGACAGCAGCGCCGCTCACGCCGAGCGGTCAGGCGCAGATCTAACGGGTAGGATCGTGACCGTTCTTTACCACATAGTTTCTTACAGCTATGAAACTCTGCGCTTTGTCCGTAGGCAGATTCGTTCGCTGCTGTGCTGTGGCTGCGCCCTGTTGTACGGGGCCACTTGCGACAGTGAATGGCACTGAAGGCAGCAGCGAAGTCTTCGAGAAAGAGGAAGTTCACCGGTCGGTACTGCTGCGTCGTCGGCTGCCACAACGTCGAACGCCGAGACGCGCCGACGTTCTACCGATTCCCGGGCAAGTGGTACGAGCGGGAGCGGCGGCGGGCCTGGACCGAAGCAGTCCGCAGAGTCAAGTAATGAATGATTCTCAGAGTGGATGCTGATTCCGGTTCCGACCGCTGCTCCAAACCTCCAAATTTGCGTGTAAAGAGAGCCCGTTTATGTGGATGTCCATGGTGATTTAGCGTAGCGTTGGGCTCGGGCAGAGCACCTGAGTGACGGCCACACGACACGGAGCAAGAAACGTTCATAATTTGCAaagccacggtatgattatgagggacgccgtagtggagggcttcggcgattgcgactacctggggttctttaacgcgcacctaaatatgagaacgcgggcctcaagcattgccgcctccatcggaaatgcggccgccgcggccgtgattcgatcccgcgaccttcgggttagcagtccagcaccataaccactagaccaccgctgcggGTAGCACGAAACTTTGCACCGCGAGAGACGGGGGTGGCAAACTCCGCTCCctgatttttaattttttttcttctgcagtgTTGCTTGTATAATCACGTATAGACGCGTTCATACTCAATGTTTAAGAGGTGCGGCGTCATTCATTACTCATTGAGGTCGCACCTGTGAAGAGTGTGTGTCCACAAATAAGCTTAATTGCTTGTAACATATTTTGTAATTAATATGTACTCAATAACACTCGCTGTAATTCAATTGCATATTTCAGTAACAAATTGCTTGTAACCATTTATATTACTGGTAAAGTGCTCGAGCTCTAACCATTAATGCTAATTTACACATTTCCAAACAACAGATAGAAAATTTCAATTGAGATGTCAGTGGAAGTTTCAGAATTTTATAGCACAGCTATCCGTGGTCTTCAATTCAGGTACCGTCCAAAATAATGAACACGTGTACCACTTGGCACACTGACTGCTTTTTCTTGATCACCATCATACAGCAGTGGCTCGATCACGTGGACACAATCCACTTGCAGAATTCGGCATATCTTTTGGAGCCGCCTTCAAGTGGCGGTAATAGATAGTAACAGCTGCAGCTCAGTTAATCTCTTGTACAGTTTTGGAAGTCTGTGGCATTCCCTCTCGAAGGCCTGCCCCAACGAGTGTGCACTCCAAGCTAGCATCTTGAGCCAAGCAGCTGGTGATTCTGCCTTCGGAGGGCATTGCCGACTGCATGAGttggactatttctttagtcgtggaagcGATTGGCTGCTGTGCTTTAGTCATCTGGGTAGAGTCTCTCCCGACTTCTTGAGTTGTACCCAACTAGTTTACACCTATATAGAGATAAGTTCATGACATTGAGACAGATATGTTTTTACCTGTCGGACAGGTCTGGCTCACGTGCACTAAAGTTTTCCAGTTGTAGCATGAGCGTTACTTTCACGGCAGAGTAATATgcatgtttatattaaactcCATTACAGGTACCACCTGTTTTTTGGGGAATGTGAAAATCCGCTGGCATCTTTTACAGTCAACTTTCGGTCTttatggccataggcgtgcgcagggttcctcatcacgGGTGGCGAAGGTTCAtctgcagcacccccccccccactaaggCAATGTGCGAGGCAGATCTTGCACTCCCTCCCCCCAATGCACATGCCTATGTTTATCTAACCAGTAAACAGGATCAAGCACAAGCAAGAGAAGGCTAGCATGCCAGGAGGAGACAatgttaggtgggtagatgatattaactgcagcaagcacaggacggAGTTAATTGGAGAAACAATGAAGAAGCCTCTGCCCTTCAGTgggtgcagtcaggctgatgatgatggctgAAGGATGCTGGCGCGATGGAGCTCTACGAGATGTTACAGGAAAAATACAGTGTGCAGATGGATGAGACGAAGAAAGCTAACacaagcacaagcgcttgtgttgtgttacCTTTCTTCGTCTCGTCCATCTGCAGGCTGCATTTTTCCTGTAATgcattaccaacttgcccaactttcactCTCTCTACCAGATGTTTGCCGATGAACTGGAGCAGTGTTTTTATGGGCTGATATCAGTGTCAGATGTTGACGCAAATTGAGACATTACACGGGACAACCTTTTAAGTTATTTTCTGGCACCCCTGGGAGTGCCTTTCCCTAGCCCCAGCGACAGTGGAACGCTGTGCTGCATAGAGGACCCAGGCACGAGTATTTTGGCATTTACTAACACCTATCACGTGCACAAACAACTTCAGTACTCCATATTTCTCTCCTGTGTGCTCACCAAGGAAGTTTTGAACAGTTGCTGCCGTTGCATTCACAAAAAACGAGCGACGTTACCTGACGATTTTAGAATTGATTGTTACAGTGAACGGAAACATCGTGTGAAAGGTTGCAGAATTGCACACTGAAAGAGCCAGGCTGATTCGTTCTGTTTACTTTATTTCTGCTATAGTAAGAAAGTTGGGGAGGAATGAGCACAAAGAGTCATTAGTCTTTAGTGGTTGCTCTTTCATGCTCTTACATTCTTGGCACAGCCACCACCACGGTGGTACTGTGGTGCCTGGCTGCTGACCCAAACGACGCGGGCTAGATACTGGTGGCGGTGGTCCCATATCGATGGAGGCCAATTGGTAGAGCCCCacgtactgtgtgatgtcagtgcatagagtttcttacaatatgaAACTCTATGTGTCAGTGCCTgataaagaactccaggtggtcgaaatccaATTTCAGCTTCGCCGGTGAACTTAGTAGAATTTCATCACTGtacaataattaccagaggccgctttTTTCGAAATATCAAAGTGGCAATGGGCCCTTTGCAGGAAGGTCTTCGATTCCCCCATTTGACCCGACTGCCTGTCTCCACTAATGAGAAATATAGTGCATTTTATTTCTTTACTTACTGCCATAACTCTAGTCATCTAGACATGTCTGCCACGACAGGAAAAGTAATATtccattttccttattttttaggATTTTCagacgcatttcttgaaacagccggtgtgtttgtgtgtgtgtgtgtgtgtgtgtgcgtgtgcgcgcgcgtgtgtgtgcacacTACAGAGACCTCTTATGATGTTTTAAAAAGTGTAAAGTACTTTTTTGCTATGTAGTAGTGGCAACGTTGAAGGCATCCACATGTTGATGCTCAGCCAATTCAAGCAGACAGCTTAACCCTGCATGTCATGTGCCTTGTATTTGCTGCCAACAATTGTCAGTGTACAGTATGCAGTCGGAATGAAAACTGATTTCAGGAGCAAATTAAGTGATTGAATGTATTATTGATAGTGACACATTCTCTGAGCACCGCTGAAGCATCGTCTGTGATAAGAGAgtgagaaataaaaataataatgataataataataataataataatagtaatttttATTTGTACAACAATGTGAACCCTTGTGTGACGTGCaaggctagacagaaaggaaattcccttcgtctgctagcccgtcaaTGGAGGGCATGAATAACCTCTGCTTCGAGGGCTCTTCATGAGTCGCTCTTGATGTATTTCACAGTTAAAGGGGCCTGGCAACACCTTTTGAATGTGGTCAGAAAATGCTACTGATCGGTATTCGAGGCTTGTGTGAACATGCAAGCCAAACAAACATTATAGAGCAGCCCTCAGCTGGAAACTTACAATTAAGTTTCTCAGTCAGATATAAAGTGCTCGcccttctcttgacaaatgatgccatagacTGCAGCACGAACACAGTTATTGGCTGTTTTGGCATTATGAGCGGCATAGGTGACGTAGGGTGCCACCATGTATCCACGCCGCTCTCTGTAGTGCTAGAGTTGCACACAATATAGAACTACACCAGTGCGCTCGTGGTCGTGTGAAAAGTGAGCTGttcattaaaagaaagaaagagtgctcaaggtcatgatgcattGTAGCTTCTTGCCCTCTGGCCATTCTTCCCCCTGTGTAGGTTTTAGCATGCTCGTTtggacgaaaggagagagaaagtgcttaaagggtGCGACATATTTCTGTAAGTCTCCTCCTACTTGACAGATTCgataaatttttgtggcagttgtTTCATGAGACATGAACTTCAATAGTGGGGTCATTCGGTAACTACTTCGACAaatgttgcagggctcctttaagttCTGAACCTGTATGACATTTAACttattttttactttctttctctgttctttttttttgtgaggatTAGCTGTATCTTGCAGCATTTGTGCATTGTTTTCGTTGCAACTTTTAAAAATGCTTCTCTTGAACTTGTTGGATGCAGCTGCTTAAAGTAGCTAATCTgttttgcttttttgtgtgttttttttttgtcagtacaAAATCGGCTTCAGAAAGGAATTTTTTCTGCAGCATTGCTGACAGCATCTGTTATTTACTTTTTTCTTCCGTACTGCCTGTTCAGCCCCGATGGCACTCCGTGGGAGCCGAGGGAAAACACACGGATCTGCAGCGAGCACTTTGTCGGCAAACGGAAGAGCGACATAATCCATCACCCGGCATACATCCCAACCATCTTCCCGCCTGTGTACAACAGGGAAGTACATAAACCGGAACAGACTGAAAGGTAAAAATGGCCGAGCTGGCACGCTTTAAAGGTGTTTCTAGCAgtgacggtaataccgtaccggtcATTCTACCGTATCGCCATTCCATGTTAAATGTACCACAACCTACTTGAGTGGCTCAATGTGCACGGTAACATGGCGAGATAATTACAGCGGCTAATACAGGATCTGCACAttaaaatacagtagactctcagtaaatggaaatatcttaaacggaacaactgccctCCTTAATATGGTTGGTTTcatgcttgaattctgcaccctgGCTCCTCTCTCAATAAACCGAACTcgtgttaaatggaacacattttcctgatCCCTTCGGGTTCCGTTTAAAAAGAGTCTACTGTAGTGATGTGCCGACCACGGCTGTATGGCATTTTCCTATTTGTTGTAAGGTGAACCAGCACCGCCGAAAGATCCTACTTTTGAAGAAGTACTGACAGAAGATGTTTTCTCTTGTGTTTATTTCTCCTGTGGAGAGCGATTGACTCGGTGTTTGCGCCATGGAGCCTCGATCTCTCAAGAGTGCAAGACATAGTTAACTGCATCACCTAGCATGAATGGTCACTGCAAATGGCACACCATTCAAGCTTAATGCTGAAAAAACAAGATGATTTGAGCCACTGGGCACCACTGACAGATGCACACAGACTGAACATCTTGCCAGAAGTCGCATTCCTTCGATGGTTGACTGCGTGGCAGGGGAGAGTGGGTTCCCTTGCATTTGCTAGACAAGCACACAATAGAAAGTGCCACTTCTTCAGCTTTTGACGAAGTCACTGTATGGGCTTCAACGACTTTACCGGGACAACCGGTGCACTCTTGGCAGCTCCTGGCATTGTGACGTCGCAAAACAAGAAGCTTATCGTGTCTAGAATATGGAATGACGAACATAACAGACGACAATGATAATGTGATGATGGCAGCAGCACTGACTGACAGTGATGTGACGACACCTCTGAACATGGCTGCACAGCTTACATGTCATGGGTTCTTCCTACATGTTTCATGACACGAGTTCTTCATAGTGGGCAGATGTAGGCTGTTTACGGCCGCTACTGCCAAAAAAACATGATGACAACTATGGGTGCacaaagttttttatttcttatgtTCAACACTGTGGAAAATTGGCCCAAGCACGAGAGGGTGTACAAAACTACGAGCGTGTCACCAAGCGCATTGATGTCCTCCTCCTCAACAATTAGGTAGGTAATCTCGTATATTGATCTATGACTGTGGAGGCGAAGTATGTCGATATGCTCAACCTCAGCGATCATATAGCCCATATCACAATATTATCATCAACTTCATTAAGGATCCCCCTGTCCACCGCGCTGGagcagcggttatggtgctcggctgctgatccgaaggtcgcggcttcgatcccagccgtggtggtcgcatttcgatggaagcgaaatggcAGAGATCCGTGCACTCTGaaatcagtgcacgttaaagaacaccagatggtcgaaatttgcgaagcccttcactatgacgtctctcataatcatatcatggttttgggacgtaaaatcccagatattattattattattaagggtcCTCTGTCTTTGTCAGCCTTCACGCCACGTGCATCTTTCTTTGCTGCATTTAACGACGCTTAATCATGCTGCACAGTTATGGGCAGCCAGATTAATTTGGCATAAACAATCGTGCGGGCTAGAAACTCTGCCATGTTCCTCGTGTGTTCAGTGCAGATTGGATCCACATCCTGATGAATGGCAACATCCTGTGGGCTGCTGCAAAGTGACGCCAATCGGACAAGGGACGTGTGCTCACGGTAGCGGGTGCCACAGAAAGCGATGCATGAGCCACAAATTATTCACCATCACTTGCAAGTTTCGGAAACATGCTGGAGTCCCGTCACCCAGCAACTCTCTTGGCCGGCGATCTCCCAAATGTGCGGTGACGATTGCGACGAGGGTTCCTCCTTTGGCACTGGCTGATGCTGTAAGTgagcagttctttcttttttgtttctgttgcATAGGCATTCTAGGTTTGCTTTTTGTAGAAAACAGTGCATGCTTCATGTGTTCCTAACAGAACAGCAACTGGGTCGATTCAGCAGATAGTGCAATACTTGACTGGCAAGGAGACAGCAACCGAGCTCCTGTAAAATATTTCATTTATGAATCCATACAGTCACTGTGACAATTAGTATATCGTATAGCTGGTGCAAAAAGAAAGCAGGGCAGTACTGTTATCACAAGTAACTATGTTGTGTGCGGGAGCATATCTTAATGTAcatataaagaggtttattagcggcgacgatattcgacgatacagcgacagtcaaggcggggccgactctcagcgcgagctgcgttctcttcgagccgaagagggcgacccactagaaggtgttcgagaggacgacccattatcaagttcgaacgcttcgctacatacACCTCTCCCTACCTCGCTTTTGAGAAAGCGGTGAATTAATTGTGAGGGGTGCTCTGGCCTAGCATGCTTATTTGCATGTaagtacagggtcgtccactaaGGGCAAACACTGCTCAGCATTGCCATGCTCCGCTGAGTGCCAGTGCATCCGGTGCAGCCACACATAGAAGCGAAGTGCACAGGCACACAGGGTACCACGGGAAGTGCTTTGCGCCATTTGCTACAGTGCTAAAGCACGCTGGTCTTTTCTTTGCTGTATAGTATGGCAAGAGCGGCGTGTTCCAGTACACCTGCACTGATTCACAACATAATTTGTGTTGATGCAAgtttgtatacatatatacacacgcatgcacacacacatggaCACACAGACACATATCTATGAGGGAGGTTTGCATAATAAGAAGCATGCTTATGATTACTACATAACAAATATTGATTGAGCAAATGTTTTAACAGTAGTATatgaaggaacaaaaaaaagtgCACACATTTAAGCAAATTGACTGCACAAAAGATCTGCAAACATCTTTTAACATGATAATGTTAGCAACAAGCGCTGATACACCTTCGCTGTGGAATTGCAAATACTAATTTTTGCCTTAAAAATTCTGCCTTTCACGCCCGATCATAACTTTGTGGAGGTGTCTTCGACAGCATTATGTATGACATTGGCCTTGACGTA comes from Rhipicephalus sanguineus isolate Rsan-2018 chromosome 7, BIME_Rsan_1.4, whole genome shotgun sequence and encodes:
- the LOC119399335 gene encoding uncharacterized protein LOC119399335 isoform X1, whose amino-acid sequence is MALKAAAKSSRKRKFTGRYCCVVGCHNVERRDAPTFYRFPGKWYERERRRAWTEAVRRVNPDGTPWEPRENTRICSEHFVGKRKSDIIHHPAYIPTIFPPVYNREVHKPEQTERLDPHPDEWQHPVGCCKVTPIGQGTCAHGSGCHRKRCMSHKLFTITCKFRKHAGVPSPSNSLGRRSPKCAVTIATRVPPLALADAACQTYCSPEGTLTILLSATDGTQASTQVNHTVHNDKVASTDNG
- the LOC119399335 gene encoding uncharacterized protein LOC119399335 isoform X2 — protein: MALKAAAKSSRKRKFTGRYCCVVGCHNVERRDAPTFYRFPGKCPDGTPWEPRENTRICSEHFVGKRKSDIIHHPAYIPTIFPPVYNREVHKPEQTERLDPHPDEWQHPVGCCKVTPIGQGTCAHGSGCHRKRCMSHKLFTITCKFRKHAGVPSPSNSLGRRSPKCAVTIATRVPPLALADAACQTYCSPEGTLTILLSATDGTQASTQVNHTVHNDKVASTDNG